A single window of candidate division KSB1 bacterium DNA harbors:
- a CDS encoding zinc-dependent alcohol dehydrogenase family protein gives MRAVVIQGPGRASVEQVPDPVPGPGELLVKVKACGLCGTDVHLFRGVYLGTYPLIPGHEASGEVMALGPGVSGFSPGDRVAIEPNIACGTCRFCLSNQQNFCASWSAVGVTRPGAMAEYVVAPAQNCFLIGSLPYEEAAFMEPLSCVLHGLQQVTVEPGDHVLLLGAGPIGLLLLHALFSTGATEVTVVERTPRRREMAAQLGARVFANLSPELRAMGEADHFDLVVEATGDPALISECIRLARKGGRVLLFGVPPADSTATIEPFQIFRKGLRIVSSYTSRRNSFAALRLLQGGRVQTQHLVTHRLPLEQFPQGVQLLDRPEHVLKVMFNPELLPV, from the coding sequence ATGCGTGCGGTGGTGATACAAGGGCCCGGGCGGGCGTCAGTCGAACAGGTACCCGACCCGGTGCCTGGCCCGGGCGAACTTCTTGTGAAGGTCAAGGCCTGCGGCCTCTGTGGAACTGACGTCCACCTGTTCCGCGGTGTCTACCTAGGCACCTACCCCCTAATTCCGGGCCATGAGGCAAGCGGCGAGGTAATGGCGCTCGGGCCAGGGGTGAGCGGTTTTTCCCCAGGCGACCGCGTTGCCATCGAGCCCAACATTGCCTGCGGCACGTGCCGCTTTTGCCTCAGCAATCAGCAGAACTTTTGCGCCAGCTGGTCCGCCGTGGGCGTGACGCGCCCCGGCGCTATGGCCGAATACGTGGTGGCACCCGCCCAGAACTGCTTCCTCATTGGCTCACTGCCGTATGAAGAGGCCGCCTTCATGGAACCTTTATCCTGCGTTCTGCACGGGCTCCAGCAGGTGACCGTGGAGCCAGGTGACCACGTCCTTCTCCTTGGAGCCGGCCCCATCGGTCTTCTCCTCCTTCATGCGCTGTTTTCCACGGGCGCGACGGAGGTCACCGTGGTGGAGCGCACGCCACGCCGAAGGGAAATGGCGGCCCAGCTGGGCGCAAGGGTCTTCGCCAACTTGAGCCCCGAGCTTCGAGCCATGGGCGAGGCAGATCACTTCGATTTGGTGGTCGAAGCCACCGGTGATCCTGCGCTCATCTCAGAGTGCATCCGGCTGGCACGGAAGGGCGGCCGCGTGCTCCTCTTCGGCGTACCCCCTGCCGATAGCACGGCGACCATCGAGCCGTTCCAGATTTTTCGCAAGGGGCTGCGCATAGTCAGCAGTTACACTTCACGGCGTAACTCCTTTGCCGCGCTCCGGCTGCTGCAAGGCGGGCGCGTCCAGACCCAGCACCTGGTCACGCACCGCTTGCCGCTCGAGCAGTTTCCTCAGGGCGTCCAGCTGCTGGACAGACCGGAACACGTCTTGAAGGTCATGTTTAACCCAGAGCTTCTGCCGGTATGA